Proteins from one Primulina tabacum isolate GXHZ01 unplaced genomic scaffold, ASM2559414v2 Contig388, whole genome shotgun sequence genomic window:
- the LOC142534143 gene encoding putative ubiquitin-like-specific protease 2A gives MDTPEEKRDRCTYLNCLWFCMYNNECFRDRVLTWIKKENIFSKTYVFVPIVMWSHWYLLIMCHFGESLKSGTRTPCMLLLDSLRALDPMRLEPLIRSFVVDIFETQDRHENIKLINDIPLLVPEVPQQRNGEECGVFVLYYTHLFMESAPQELSINKGYPYFVS, from the exons ATGGATACTCCAGAAGAGAAAAGGGACCGGTGCACATACTTAAACTGTCTATGGTTTTGCATGTACAATAACGAATGTTTTAGAGATAGGGTACTGACTTGGATCAAGAAGGAGAacatattttcgaaaacatATGTTTTTGTTCCCATTGTCATGTG GTCTCACTGGTATCTCTTGATCATGTGTCACTTTGGTGAAAGCCTGAAATCCGGAACCAGGACTCCATGTATGCTGCTGCTCGACTCGCTGCGTGCGTTGGATCCTATGAGACTCGAGCCCCTTATACGAAG TTTCGTCGTGGACATATTCGAAACACAGGATAGACATGAGAACATAAAGCTGATTAATGACATTCCCCTTTTGGTTCCCGAG gTTCCACAGCAGAGAAATGGTGAGGAATGTGGTGTTTTTGTTCTGTACTATACACATCTTTTCATGGAGAGTGCTCCTCAAGAGTTGAGCATCAATAAAGGCTACCCTTACTTTGTGAGTTAA